In Synechococcus sp. CC9616, the following are encoded in one genomic region:
- a CDS encoding DUF192 domain-containing protein has product MAKASWQSKRTRVKSGQKTTLRGSNSPDYLIGSKNNNKLLGGHGSDILDGKDGDDTLTGGAGADYFIISKGNDVIADFNPNEGDQIVHATHDDIIRFPYNGGTLLTTVQRNIHTTIETVSPSEVSLHSQQRLKPTFKVVFENGKKIKLESATTPFQRSLGMMQRESLPNKRGMMFPLKKVDKASVYMYNCLAPLDIVFLKKGTIIDLFEKTPICLETDSDLCQSYQSSEKVDHWLEFREGTIEKMGLQEGDHLDLLPI; this is encoded by the coding sequence ATGGCAAAAGCTTCTTGGCAGTCCAAGCGCACGCGTGTTAAGTCGGGGCAAAAAACGACACTCAGAGGAAGCAATTCTCCTGATTATTTGATCGGCAGCAAAAATAACAACAAGCTGCTGGGTGGCCACGGAAGTGACATTTTAGATGGAAAAGATGGTGACGATACTTTAACGGGGGGAGCAGGGGCCGATTATTTTATTATCAGCAAAGGGAATGATGTTATTGCTGATTTCAATCCGAATGAAGGTGATCAGATTGTTCACGCAACACATGATGATATCATCAGATTTCCTTACAATGGAGGAACGTTATTAACAACAGTGCAGCGGAATATCCACACGACAATTGAAACAGTTAGCCCAAGCGAGGTTTCCCTACATTCACAACAGAGATTAAAGCCCACTTTTAAAGTTGTTTTTGAGAACGGTAAAAAAATCAAGCTTGAGTCGGCTACGACTCCATTCCAGCGATCACTTGGTATGATGCAAAGAGAATCACTACCCAACAAAAGAGGGATGATGTTTCCCCTCAAAAAAGTCGATAAGGCATCTGTATATATGTATAATTGTTTGGCACCATTGGATATCGTCTTCTTGAAGAAGGGAACAATTATCGACCTATTTGAAAAAACGCCAATTTGTTTAGAAACTGATTCAGATCTATGCCAGTCCTACCAATCTTCTGAAAAGGTAGATCATTGGCTGGAGTTTCGCGAAGGGACAATCGAAAAAATGGGACTTCAAGAGGGAGATCATCTTGATCTACTTCCAATCTAG